One Oreochromis niloticus isolate F11D_XX linkage group LG16, O_niloticus_UMD_NMBU, whole genome shotgun sequence genomic window carries:
- the LOC112844167 gene encoding uncharacterized protein LOC112844167 has product MLSMTVEGTPLTFLVDTGATYSTLISTPNSATLSDHTVSVVGFSGVPMTLPLTDPALTKLGKQALKHRYVVSPQVPVNLMGRDLLVKLGATIMCSTDGLTVTLPGGRQFPCLGTHSKTQYLIQDSEQATADIYWGRLVEDGILRQYELWRPWIMSLAVYTPPRDPYHVTLFYDRDDDDTYREQFESDLEGRIWNVRCHNIYVGPEGVAAAVKLTEEQLPWYEMGSDSAPHVTLAVHIGHQAREMGPMVKRALENGSWQSTQIPNVWYAPKCKTYRITCLSNDAVVVEHKEISRTHGREKTDHPDAVAALSQLPDSLWSTGPTDVGLANCSPVLFRLKSEAPINRPQYRHRPEAEEGIAETIEGLLEVGVLEPSQSFWNTPILPVEKQGTGKYRMAHDLRAINAILRTDTVPVPNPYTALTAISWDQKWFTCIDLANAFFCLPLHESLRDVFSFTYRGQKYRYTRLPQGFALSPGIFNQVLKDALSPCHLPEGCTLIQYVDDLLIAAPSASACTAASLVVLNRLAECGFKVSKEKLQLVRPEVTFLGRVIAHRSVGLMNTHRDQILTHPKPRTVKELLSFLGLTGYSRQFIPNYAGKTAPLRDLIKKVGVRNLKAELPWTPATETAFISLKQDLSRATDLATPNYDEPFYLDVSETSGVVNGVLFQKKGGGRDVLMYVSIRLNPTEARHPTCTQHAAGVAKIIQKTAHVVREHPLKVLTTHSVVAYVNSQAFTMTPLTQQRLSKVLDAPNLTFTHEGINMADLMGSGEPHDCAKRAEAEEKVREDLKAEPIPGAEDWFTDGCCHRDEEGLKAGYAVVCRRGQDYEVKEAGRIEGQQSAQRAEVIALTRALRLAKDMKVNIYTDSAYAFGAAHVELAQWKRAGFRTATNAPICHKREMEELEEALNDPGEVSIIKCKGHSQENTMVAKGNQKADEAAKEAAGYRGRRQMVEVTADEEPNIDVLEEARQAQEEATQEEKEVWESRGARKERGLWRGPHGRPVLTAKLAEKKVCEAHGLGHVGVTQMERNLCHWWHPDLRNMIKERARTCLICGAHNPKPAVKPETGKFLMPERPGEEIVIDFTDMVDPGPGGVRYLLVCVDALTGWPEAWATKREDAKSVIKCLINHYIPRHGFPKRIRSDSGTHFRNQDLAEVERMLGVQHKFGTVYHPQSQGKVERMNLNLKNKLAKICAQTGLNWLAALPIALMTIRCSVNQSTGFTPYELLTGRPFPAPWTMVPVEQPRKSNRSHAEYFNELKVLVSSFTKQVTSGRPTAGGEVPDAKAVWLKVIKRKWKEPRWTGPYEVTARTNTAVRLKGKGDTWFHWTQCAVADESLVDDDPAPPNTGADDSQRQNKSSHPCNGPTSSLPGRPKQEEQPKRRSPRQRKGVVTK; this is encoded by the coding sequence ATGCTGTCTATGACTGTGGAAGGAACACCACTGACCTTCCTGGTGGACACTGGAGCGACCTACTCAACGCTTATATCCACACCAAACAGTGCAACACTCTCAGACCACACTGTGAGCGTGGTTGGTTTCTCTGGGGTTCCCATGACTCTGCCACTAACTGATCCAGCACTGACCAAGCTGGGGAAACAGGCTTTGAAACACAGATATGTAGTGTCACCACAAGTACCTGTAAATCTCATGGGCAGGGACCTGCTCGTGAAACTGGGAGCCACCATAATGTGTTCTACAGATGGACTCACAGTTACTCTTCCGGGAGGCAGACAGTTCCCGTGCctggggacacattcaaagaCTCAATATCTGATCCAAGACTCTGAACAAGCTACCGCTGACATTTACTGGGGAAGGCTGGTGGAAGACGGCATTCTCAGACAATATGAGCTGTGGAGACCCTGGATCATGAGCCTGGCCGTCTACACCCCGCCGCGTGACCCTTACCACGTAACTCTGTTTTATGATAGGGACGACGATGACACATACCGAGAACAATTTGAATCTGACCTCGAAGGTCGAATTTGGAACGTGCGTTGCCACAACATTTATGTTGGGCCGGAAGGAGTAGCAGCTGCGGTGAAATTAACGGAAGAACAACTGCCTTGGTACGAGATGGGTTCCGATTCAGCTCCCCATGTCACATTGGCGGTCCACATAGGTCATCAGGCTAGAGAAATGGGACCGATGGTCAAGCGGGCCCTGGAGAACGGCTCGTGGCAAAGTACTCAAATTCCAAACGTTTGGTACGCACCCAAGTGCAAAACCTATCGCATCACCTGTTTGTCTAATGACGCGGTGGTTGTAGAACACAAAGAAATTTCAAGAACACACggcagggaaaaaacagacCACCCTGACGCAGTCGCAGCGCTTTCACAGCTCCCTGACAGTTTGTGGTCAACAGGGCCCACGGACGTTGGCCTGGCTAATTGTTCGCCCGTCCTGTTTCGGCTGAAGTCGGAGGCACCAATCAACAGACCACAGTACAGACACAGACCAGAAGCGGAAGAAGGAATTGCAGAAACTATTGAAGGGCTGTTGGAAGTAGGTGTGCTTGAGCCTTCACAGTCATTTTGGAACACACCTATCTTGCCGGTGGAGAAGCAAGGGACAGGGAAATACAGGATGGCGCATGATCTGAGGGCCATTAACGCCATACTGCGCACTGACACTGTGCCTGTGCCAAACCCATACACGGCTTTAACCGCCATCTCATGGGACCAAAAGTGGTTTACATGCATTGATCTGGCTAATGCTTTCTTTTGTCTCCCTTTGCATGAGTCACTGAGGGATGttttttcattcacatacagagGCCAGAAATACAGATACACACGCCTGCCACAAGGCTTTGCACTGTCCCCAGGCATTTTCAATCAGGTGCTGAAAGATGCATTGTCACCATGCCACCTGCCTGAAGGTTGTACATTAATTCAGTATGTTGATGACCTTCTCATTGCAGCCCCGTCAGCATCGGCCTGTACAGCAGCCTCGCTTGTGGTTCTGAACCGATTGGCAGAATGTGGGTTCAAAGtaagtaaagaaaaactgcagttgGTCCGACCGGAAGTAACGTTTCTGGGCCGAGTCATCGCGCACAGGTCAGTGGGtttgatgaacacacacagagaccagaTTCTGACACACCCAAAACCACGAACTGTAAAGGAGCTCCTCTCCTTTCTGGGCCTGACAGGTTACAGCAGACAGTTCATTCCTAACTATGCAGGCAAAACGGCCCCTTTAAGGGACCTGATAAAAAAGGTGGGTGTTCGAAACCTTAAGGCTGAATTGCCCTGGACgccagccacagaaacagcgtTCATTTCACTAAAACAAGACCTGTCAAGGGCCACAGACCTGGCCACGCCCAACTATGATGAACCATTTTAtcttgatgtttctgaaacaagtgGGGTGGTGAATGGGgtgttgtttcagaaaaaaggaggAGGTAGAGATGTGCTTATGTATGTTAGCATAAGACTAAACCCAACAGAGGCCAGGCATCCCACGTGCACACAACACGCAGCTGGGGTAGCAAAAATCatccagaaaacagcacatgtagtgagagaacatCCACTTAAAGTGCTCACCACACATAGTGTAGTAGCATACGTGAACTCACAAGCCTTCACTATGACACCACTGACACAACAGAGGTTGAGCAAAGTCCTAGAcgctccaaatctgacatttacacatgaggGAATAAACATGGCGGACTTGATGGGGTCAGGGGAACCACACGACTGCGCCAaaagagctgaagctgaagagaAAGTTAGAGAAGATCTGAAAGCGGAACCCATCCCCGGAGCTGAAGACTGGTTTACAGATGGCTGCTGTCACCGTGATGAAGAAGGACTGAAAGCAGGCTACGCTGTGGTTTGCAGAAGAGGACAAGACTATGAAGTGAAAGAAGCTGGAAGAATTGAGGGCCAACAGTCGGCACAGAGAGCTGAAGTAATAGCTCTGACTCGAGCCCTCAGACTGGCCAAGGACATGAAGGTGAACATTTACACTGATTCAGCTTATGCGTTTGGAGCAGCTCACGTGGAACTTGCTCAATGGAAGAGAGCAGGTTTCAGAACAGCAACCAATGCCCCAATATGTCATAAGAGGGAAATGGAAGAACTGGAAGAAGCTTTGAACGACCCAGGCGAGGTAAGTATCATAAAATGCAAAGGACACTCTCAAGAAAACACAATGGTGGCCAAAGGGAACCAGAAAGCAGATGAAGCCGCAAAAGAAGCTGCAGGCTACAGAGGACGAAGGCAAATGGTGGAGGTTACTGCAGACGAGGAACCAAACATTGATGTCTTAGAGGAAGCCAGACAGGCTCAAGAAGAAGCCACCCAGGAGGAAAAGGAGGTGTGGGAGAGCCGAGGAGCCCGAAAAGAAAGAGGTCTGTGGCGAGGACCCCACGGGCGACCGGTTCTGACAGCTAAGCTGGCTGAAAAGAAAGTATGCGAGGCGCATGGACTTGGCCACGTAGGAGTgacacagatggagagaaactTGTGTCACTGGTGGCACCCAGATCTGAGAAATATGATAAAAGAGAGAGCCCGAACCTGTTTAATTTGTGGGGCACACAATCCAAAGCCAGCGGTAAAGCCAGAAACAGGTAAGTTTCTCATGCCAGAGAGACCAGGAGAAGAAATTGTGATTGATTTCACCGATATGGTAGATCCAGGTCCGGGGGGAGTCAGATATTTGTTGGTATGTGTGGATGCTCTGACCGGCTGGCCAGAGGCATGGGCGACTAAAAGAGAGGATGCAAAGAGTGTgattaaatgtttaattaaCCACTACATTCCAAGGCATGGGTTTCCTAAGAGAATTAGATCAGATAGCGGTACCCATTTTAGAAATCAGGATTTAGCAGAGGTAGAGAGAATGTTGGGGGTTCAGCATAAATTCGGGACAGTGTACCACCCTCAATCGCAAGGGAAAGTAGAGAGAATGAACCTAAACTTGAAGAACAAACTGGCTAAAATATGTGCACAGACAGGGTTGAATTGGCTGGCAGCCCTGCCCATTGCTTTGATGACCATAAGATGCTCTGTTAACCAATCCACAGGTTTCACGCCTTACGAGCTGCTGACAGGACGGCCGTTTCCGGCGCCCTGGACAATGGTCCCGGTGGAGCAGCCCAGAAAAAGTAACAGGTCTCATGCTGAATATTTTAATGAGTTGAAAGTTCTTGtgtccagtttcacaaaacaggTTACCTCTGGAAGACCCACAGCTGGAGGGGAGGTCCCAGACGCAAAAGCAGTGTGGCTGAAAGTCATCAAGCGGAAGTGGAAAGAGCCGCGCTGGACAGGTCCGTATGAGGTAACCGCCAGGACGAACACAGCGGTCCGactgaaagggaaaggcgaCACCTGGTTCCATTGGACGCAGTGTGCTGTAGCGGACGAGAGCTTGGTAGACGACGACCCAGCTCCACCGAACACGGGTGCTGACGACAGccagaggcaaaataaatcctctcacccgTGCAACGGGCCGACCAGCAGTctacctgggaggccgaagCAAGAAGAACAGCCAAAGAGGAGATCCCCACGCCAACGCAAAGGAGTGGTAACAAAgtag